A genomic region of Lolium rigidum isolate FL_2022 unplaced genomic scaffold, APGP_CSIRO_Lrig_0.1 contig_7058_1, whole genome shotgun sequence contains the following coding sequences:
- the LOC124682210 gene encoding em protein CS41: MASGQEKGRSELDSLAREGQTVVPGGTGGKSYEAQEKLAEGRSRGGQTRKEQIGEEGYSEMGRKGGLSTNDESGGERAAKEGIDIDESKYKTKPPMF; encoded by the exons ATGGCGTCCGGTCAGGAGAAGGGGAGGTCGGAGCTGGACAGCCTGGCCCGCGAGGGGCAGACCGTCGTCCCCGGCGGCACCGGCGGGAAGAGCTACGAGGCGCAGGAGAAACTGGCCGAGG GGCGCAGCCGCGGCGGGCAGACTCGGAAGGAGCAGATCGGGGAGGAAGGGTACAGCGAGATGGGGCGCAAGGGTGGCCTGAGCACCAACGACGAGTCCGGCGGCGAGCGCGCCGCCAAGGAGGGCATCGACATCGACGAGTCCAAGTACAAGACCAAGCCTCCGATGTTTTAG